A stretch of the Verrucomicrobiales bacterium genome encodes the following:
- the rbfA gene encoding 30S ribosome-binding factor RbfA, with translation MSSHRQLRVRELLKREIGEAIRREVRIEEGGLINVNDVDISSDLRQATVILGFYGTNAQQRNALNLVNASRLRIQDWVAKAVIMKFTPRLRFVLDDSIERGNRVLRLMEDLEKETGQEASAPVPLPKEPPTAE, from the coding sequence GTGTCCTCTCATCGGCAACTGCGGGTTCGAGAATTGCTCAAGCGCGAGATCGGCGAAGCCATCCGTCGCGAAGTGCGGATCGAGGAAGGCGGGTTGATCAACGTCAATGACGTCGACATCTCGAGCGATTTGCGCCAGGCGACGGTGATCCTCGGCTTCTACGGCACGAATGCTCAGCAGCGGAATGCCCTGAACCTGGTCAACGCGAGCCGGCTGCGCATTCAGGACTGGGTCGCCAAAGCCGTCATCATGAAGTTCACTCCCCGGCTCAGGTTCGTTCTCGACGACTCCATCGAGCGTGGGAACCGGGTTCTTCGCCTTATGGAAGATCTGGAAAAGGAAACAGGGCAGGAAGCTTCCGCCCCCGTTCCTTTGCCGAAGGAACCCCCGACGGCCGAATGA
- a CDS encoding bifunctional oligoribonuclease/PAP phosphatase NrnA, which yields MKAPVIDRILEVIRSHQSFCIVGHIRPDGDCIGSQLGLTLALRAAGKDAVCWNQDPVPNKLAFLDPQKLVAVPEPGQSFDCVIATDCASFERLGRTAEHIGLRKVFINIDHHASNTKYGDLNWISPKQASTGELIYQLLVQAKWPITSPIADCLFTAVSTDTGSFQYASTSPSTFKTASHLVERGANLARVCHEVYQSYPLSRMKLLKRVYNRFRLTHDDRTAYFWLKQADYTRTGAKPADSEGLIDHIRAIDEVIVACVFEEMEPELTRVSLRSKSAQVDVNQIAGLFGGGGHVAAAGARIAGRPLAVQRRVLAAIRKALKTVRAS from the coding sequence ATGAAAGCACCCGTCATCGACCGAATCCTGGAAGTGATTCGGTCTCATCAGTCTTTTTGCATCGTTGGGCACATTCGGCCGGATGGCGATTGCATCGGGTCCCAGCTGGGATTGACCCTGGCCTTGCGAGCTGCCGGCAAGGATGCCGTTTGCTGGAATCAGGATCCTGTTCCCAACAAGCTCGCGTTCTTGGATCCGCAGAAGCTGGTGGCGGTTCCCGAACCTGGCCAGAGCTTCGATTGCGTGATTGCGACCGACTGCGCGTCGTTTGAGCGTCTCGGGCGCACGGCGGAGCATATCGGGCTGCGCAAGGTGTTCATTAACATCGATCACCATGCCAGCAACACCAAGTATGGGGATCTCAACTGGATATCGCCCAAACAGGCTTCCACCGGTGAGCTCATCTACCAGCTGTTGGTGCAGGCCAAATGGCCGATCACCTCGCCCATTGCCGATTGCCTCTTCACGGCGGTTTCGACCGACACCGGGTCTTTTCAATACGCTTCGACCAGTCCCTCCACGTTCAAGACCGCCAGTCATCTGGTGGAGCGGGGAGCGAATCTCGCTCGTGTTTGCCACGAGGTGTATCAGTCGTATCCGCTCTCGCGGATGAAGCTGCTCAAGCGGGTTTACAATAGATTTCGGCTTACCCATGACGATCGGACGGCCTATTTCTGGCTCAAGCAGGCCGATTACACGCGCACCGGAGCGAAGCCGGCGGATTCTGAAGGGCTGATCGATCATATCCGTGCGATCGATGAAGTCATCGTGGCTTGCGTGTTTGAGGAGATGGAACCCGAGCTGACTCGCGTCAGCCTCCGGTCCAAAAGCGCCCAAGTGGATGTGAATCAGATCGCAGGGCTCTTCGGCGGCGGCGGGCATGTGGCGGCGGCTGGAGCTCGCATTGCCGGGCGTCCCCTGGCGGTTCAGCGACGGGTGCTCGCCGCGATTCGAAAAGCTCTCAAGACAGTTCGTGCTTCATGA